One window of Pieris napi chromosome 1, ilPieNapi1.2, whole genome shotgun sequence genomic DNA carries:
- the LOC125054260 gene encoding putative serine protease K12H4.7, producing MLRIFNVSNCLHISQTYGRKLTVFKAIMIFQYLQFVYTFSVFYNSGFKYLTENVLNQIATSADISTTNTKWILQKVDHFDDKSETWKMRYFENLKFFKYKGPVYIYIGGEAEASPRYLSAGIIKALAQETNGAMFMTEHRYYGKSLPFDDILENVKRMKWLSSRQALADIAHLIKSIKTNPTFKLSKVVVIGGSYAGNLAAWMRLMYSDLVDAAIASSGPVLAKKDFFEYLEKVNENYELYGTEECLDKIKKDFATYEEMLQSSEGIEELKYKFNICPECDMNVVENQWVFFSTLTGEFMSNSQYGNPQRIKEHCSKLDNSMRYNTSDTMLRNSSNCMNFKFDSMIKEIQRDLGAYSWVYQTCTEFGYFQTTTSDSQPFGKVLPLDFFVKKCRNVYGSDFNEGRVDKGIDATNKIYGGLSPNVTRVVFVNGDMDPWSRLGILEDLSYEAPATVIHRASHCTVLLPEAPDASEEIKEAAKHVKYLIKHWIGVDDNSEVF from the coding sequence atgctacGAATTTTCAATGTAAGCAATTGCCTACATATTTCCCAAACGTACGGTCGGAAACTGACTGTTTTCAAAGCTATAATGATATTTCAATACCTACAGTTTGTATACACTTTCAGTGTATTTTATAACagtggttttaaatatttaactgaaAATGTTCTTAACCAAATCGCTACCAGTGCAGACATAAGCacaacaaatacaaaatgGATTTTGCAGAAGGTAGATCATTTTGATGATAAATCTGAAACATGGAAAATGAGGTACTTTGAGAatctcaaattttttaaatacaaaggaCCCGTTTATATTTACATCGGTGGAGAGGCTGAGGCATCTCCTCGTTATTTATCAGCTGGAATTATAAAAGCCCTCGCGCAGGAGACAAATGGTGCTATGTTTATGACTGAACATCGGTATTATGGGAAGAGTTTACCATTTGATGATATTTTGGAGAATGTTAAACGTATGAAATGGTTATCATCAAGGCAAGCATTGGCTGATATtgcacatttaataaaaagtataaaaacaaatccgacctttaaattatcaaaagtAGTAGTTATTGGAGGGTCCTACGCGGGCAACTTAGCGGCTTGGATGCGGCTTATGTATTCTGATTTAGTAGATGCTGCGATTGCAAGTAGTGGGCCAGTATTAGCGAAAAAAGATTTCTTTGAGTACCTAGAAAAAGTTAATGAGAATTATGAATTGTATGGTACTGAAGAGTGTTTggacaaaattaaaaaggatTTTGCAACATATGAAGAAATGCTTCAGAGCTCCGAAGGTATTGAAGagctaaaatataaattcaatatttgtcCTGAATGCGATATGAATGTCGTAGAAAATCAGTGGGTGTTTTTTTCTACTCTTACAGGAGAATTTATGTCTAATTCTCAATATGGAAACCCTCAGCGTATCAAAGAACATTGCTCAAAGTTAGACAACTCTATGAGATATAACACTTCTGACACAATGTTAAGGAATTCGAGCAATTGTATGAACTTTAAATTTGATTCTATGATAAAGGAAATACAGAGAGACCTGGGGGCATACTCATGGGTTTATCAGACTTGTACAGAATTTGGATATTTCCAAACAACGACGTCTGATTCACAACCATTTGGCAAAGTTCTTCCACTGGatttctttgtaaaaaaatgtcGAAATGTGTATGGGTCTGACTTCAATGAAGGCAGGGTTGACAAAGGCATAGACGCAACTAACAAAATTTACGGTGGGTTAAGTCCAAACGTAACTCGTGTAGTTTTCGTTAACGGTGACATGGATCCTTGGAGTAGGCTGGGTATTCTAGAAGATCTTTCGTATGAAGCGCCAGCTACAGTGATTCATCGAGCTTCACATTGTACTGTCTTATTACCAGAAGCGCCTGATGCTTCAGAGGAAATTAAAGAAGCTGCCAAACATGTTAAGTACCTTATTAAGCATTGGATTGGAGTAGATGATAATTCAGAAGTATTTTAA
- the LOC125058284 gene encoding putative serine protease K12H4.7: MTVFKAVIIFQYLQFVYTSSVFYNSGFKYLTENVLNQIATSADISTTNTRWILQKVDNFDDKSETWKMRYFENLYFFKDKGPVYIFIGGEGMASPRYLSAGIIKDLAQETNGAMFMTEHRYYGMSLPYEDNFMNVKHMKWLSSRQALADIAHLIKSIKTNPTFKLSKVVVIGGSYAGNLAAWMRLMYSDLVYAAIASSGPVLAKKDFFEYLEKVNEDYELYGTEGCLDNIKKDFATYEEMLQSSEGIEELKNKFNICPECDMNVVENQWVFFSALTEEFMLNSQYGNPQRIKEHCSKLDNSMRNNTSNTMLWNSKSDCKNFKFDSMIKTIQRHPVLYSWVYQTCTEFGYFQTTTSHSQPFGKVIPLDFFVKTCQNVYGSDFNEGRVDKGVDTTNKIYGGLSPNVTRVVFVNGDMDPWSRLGILEDLSYEAPATVIHRASHCTDLFPEAPDASEETKEAAKHVKYLIKHWIGVDDNSEVF, encoded by the coding sequence ATGACTGTTTTCAAAgctgtaataatatttcaatacttGCAGTTTGTATACACTTCCAGTGTATTTTATAACagtggttttaaatatttaactgaaAATGTTCTTAACCAAATTGCTACCAGTGCAGACATAAGCACAACAAATACAAGATGGATCTTGCAGAAAGTAGAtaattttgatgataaatCTGAAACATGGAAAATGAGGTATTTTGAGAatctctatttttttaaagacaaggGACCCGTATACATTTTCATCGGTGGAGAGGGTATGGCATCTCCTCGTTATTTATCAGCTGGAATTATAAAAGACCTCGCGCAGGAGACAAATGGTGCCATGTTCATGACTGAACATCGGTACTATGGGATGAGTTTACCATATGaagataattttatgaatgttAAGCACATGAAATGGTTATCATCAAGGCAAGCATTAGCTGATATtgcacatttaataaaaagtataaaaacaaatccgacctttaaattatcaaaagtAGTAGTTATTGGAGGGTCCTACGCGGGCAACTTAGCGGCTTGGATGCGGCTTATGTATTCTGATTTAGTATATGCTGCGATTGCAAGTAGTGGGCCAGTATTAGCGAAAAAAGATTTCTTTGAGTACTTAGAAAAAGTTAATGAGGATTATGAATTGTATGGCACTGAAGGGTGTTTGGACAACATTAAAAAGGATTTTGCAACATATGAAGAAATGCTTCAGAGCTCCGAAGGTATTGAAgagctaaaaaataaatttaatatttgtccTGAATGCGATATGAATGTCGTAGAAAATCAGTGGGTGTTTTTTTCTGCTCTTACGGAAGAATTTATGCTTAATTCTCAATATGGAAATCCACAGCGTATCAAAGAACATTGCTCAAAGTTAGACAACTCTATGAGAAATAACACTTCTAACACAATGTTATGGAATTCGAAAAGCGATTGTAAGAACTTTAAATTTGATTCTATGATAAAGACAATACAGAGACATCCGGTGTTATACTCATGGGTTTATCAGACTTGTACAGAATTTGGATATTTTCAAACAACGACGTCACATTCACAACCATTTGGCAAAGTAATTCCACTGGATTTCTTTGTAAAAACATGTCAAAATGTGTATGGGTCTGACTTCAATGAAGGCAGGGTTGACAAAGGCGTAGAcacaacaaacaaaatttacggTGGGTTAAGTCCAAATGTAACTCGTGTAGTTTTCGTTAACGGTGACATGGATCCATGGAGTAGGCTGGGTATTCTTGAAGATCTTTCGTATGAAGCGCCAGCTACTGTGATTCATCGAGCTTCACATTGTACCGACTTATTTCCAGAAGCGCCTGATGCTTCAGAGGAAACTAAAGAAGCTGCCAAACATGTTAAGTACCTTATTAAGCATTGGATTGGAGTAGATGATAATTCAGAAGTATTTTAA